The following are encoded together in the Peromyscus leucopus breed LL Stock chromosome 1, UCI_PerLeu_2.1, whole genome shotgun sequence genome:
- the LOC114682332 gene encoding carcinoembryonic antigen-related cell adhesion molecule 3-like: MVDSAALPCMGCFSWQWLLLTASLLTCWLPPTVAQLTIESVPPISAEGDNVLLLVHNLPENGQAFSWYTGIMVLKSREIARCAIATNSCVLGPAHSGRETAFNNGSLLIKNVTRKDSGYYILQTLNTNSRSEITRAEFFVHTPILGFKKHTAPSKLTIELVPPMVAEGDNVLLLAHNLPEKLQGFAWHKGVLPLDHLKIASHAILINSSTLGHAYHGRATIRSNGSLLLKNVTQKDTGIYTLRTISADLRSEWAIMHLQVNRKRMAAQSKDATLSSDSLDSHHVCGPERGAMGLEQKQDEESVESWQSGEKQGALAPK, translated from the exons ATGGTGGACTCTGCTGCGCTTCCTTGCATgggttgcttctcctggcagtggctcctgCTCACAG CCTCCCTTTTAACCTGTTGGCTGCCTCCTACTGTTGCCCAGCTCACCATTGAATCAGTGCCACCCATTTCTGCTGAAGGTGATAATGTTCTTCTGCTTGTGCACAACCTTCCTGAGAATGGTCAAGCCTTTTCCTGGTACACAGGAATTATGGTGCTCAAGAGCCGTGAAATTGCGAGATGTGCAATAGCTACCAATTCATGTGTGCTGGGGCCTGCACACAGTGGTAGAGAGACAGCATTCAATAATGGATCTCTGCTGATCAAGAATGTCACCAGGAAGGACTCAGGATACTACATCCTACAGACACTTAATACAAATTCAAGATCTGAAATAACACGTGCGGAATTTTTTGTACACA CACCAATTTTAGGCTTCAAGAAGCATACTGCCCCTTCCAAACTCACAATTGAGTTGGTGCCACCCATGGTTGCTGAAGGAGACAATGTTCTTTTACTGGCTCATAATCTGCCAGAAAAGCTCCAAGGCTTTGCTTGGCACAAAGGGGTACTTCCACTCGACCACTTAAAGATAGCAAGCCATGCAATCCTCATTAATTCAAGCACGCTTGGGCATGCATATCATGGAAGAGCAACAATACGTTCCAATGGATCCCTGCTACTCAAGAATGTCacccagaaagacacaggaatttaCACCCTACGGACCATATCTGCAGATTTGAGATCAGAATGGGCCATCATGCACCTCCAAGTAAACA GGAAAAGGATGGCAGCTCAGTCCAAGGATGCCACCCTCAGCTCAGACTCTCTGGATTCTCACCATGTATGTGGCCCTGAGAGAGGTGCGATGGGACTTGAGCAGAAACAGGATGAGGAGAGTGTGGAATCCTGGCAGAGTGGTGAGAAGCAAGGAGCCCTGGCTCCAAAGTGA